The genomic window GCCAACTCCCGTCCGGGGCGAGCTGCGCGGCGAGCGCCTGCGCCGCGGCCTGCACCACCCCGGCGTACGCCCCGCCGACGCGGTGGTCCAGCGGGCCGGCGGCGCGCGCGTCCAGCCCGGCGACGGTCAGCCAGAACCCGGCGTTGGCGGTGAGGTAGAGCTGGGCCTCCGGGTCGCCGGGACGGGCCCACTCGGGGGCGAACGCGGCCAGCGCCGGGTCCTCGTCCCAGCCGCCGTCGGGGAGCTGCCGGACGGCCAGCCAGTCCAGGGCGTGCCGGGCCGCCGGACGACCGAGCGCGCCGAGGTCGTCCAGCTCGCCGAGGCGGAAGCAGGTCGCGTCGACGGAGGCGACGTCGCTGCCCAGGGTGGCCGGCCAGCCGCCACCCGGCGTCTGCCCGGCCTCGGCCGCGTCGAGCAGCTCGACCGGCACCGGCGCCCCGGTGCGCAGCCGGGAGAGGCGAGCGCGGTCCACCGCGTCACCATGAGCCACGACGAAGCCGATCGCGGCGTCCAAGTCGACCACGGCGGCAACGCTACCGGCGCAAACGCGGTTACGCCTCGGTAGCTCGGCCGACGTGACCCGGCCCACCGGCGGGAACGCGAAGGGGCCCTCCCGGCGACGGAAGGGCCCCTTCGAGAGACGACTCAGTACGCGGGCAGCGACGGGTCGATCTGCTTGATCCAGGAGAGCACGCCGCCCTGGACGTGCACGGCGTCGCGGAAGCCGGCCGCCTTCAGCGCGGCGAGCGCCTCGGCGGAGCGGACGCCGGACTTGCAGTGCAGCACGATCTGCTTGTCCTGCGGGAGCTTCACCAGGGCCTCGCCGGAGAGGATGTCGCCCTTGGGGATCAGCGTCGAGCCGGGGATCCGGACGATCTCGTACTCGGCGGGCTCGCGGACGTCGATCAGGAAGATGTCCTTGCCGGCGTCCTGCCACTCCTTCAGCTCCAGCGCGGTGATGGTCGCGTCGACCACCGCCTCCTGCGCCTGCTCGGAGACCGCGCCGCAGAAGTCCTCGTAGTCCTCCAGCAGGTCGGTGACCGTCGGGTTCTCGCCGCAGAGCACGCAGTTCGGGTCCTTGCGGACCTTGATCTTGCGGTACTCCATCTCCAGGGCGTCGTAGACCATCAGCCGGCCCACCAGCGGCTCACCGATGCCGGCGAGCAGCTTGATCGCCTCGTTGACCTGGATCGAGCCGATCGAGGCGCAGAGCACGCCGAGGACGCCGCCCTCGGCGCAGGACGGGACCATGCCGGGCGGCGGGGGCTCCGGGTAGAGGCAGCGGTAGCAGGGGCCGTGCTCGGCCCAGAACACCGACGCCTGACCGTCGAAGCGGTAGATCGAACCCCAGACGTACGGCTTGCCGAGCAGCACCGCCGCGTCGTTGACCATGTAGCGGGTGGCGAAGTTGTCCGTGCCGTCGACGATCAGGTCGTACTGGGAGAAGATCTCCTTGACGTTCTCCCGGTCCAGCGCGGTGTTGTGGATCTCCACGTTGACCAGCGGGTTGATCTCCCGGATCGAGGCCGCGGCGGACTCGGCCTTGGACCGGCCGACGTCCGAGACGCCGTGGATGATCTGGCGCTGGAGGTTGGACTCGTCGACGGTGTCGAAGTCGATGATGCCGAGCGTGCCGACGCCCGCGGCGGCGAGGTA from Micromonospora kangleipakensis includes these protein-coding regions:
- a CDS encoding squalene--hopene cyclase, which codes for MSRLSKGPFRRREGPFAFPPVGRVTSAELPRRNRVCAGSVAAVVDLDAAIGFVVAHGDAVDRARLSRLRTGAPVPVELLDAAEAGQTPGGGWPATLGSDVASVDATCFRLGELDDLGALGRPAARHALDWLAVRQLPDGGWDEDPALAAFAPEWARPGDPEAQLYLTANAGFWLTVAGLDARAAGPLDHRVGGAYAGVVQAAAQALAAQLAPDGSWPSFLPAGWLSAAVLHRQQMYYESARIQAVLAERIPELSPADVAWLAATLRRVEVGEEQWLLVSARKRLAETQRSDGGWDSDDGHQFDVHTTLRAIRACRPAVGSATPAG
- the moeZ gene encoding adenylyltransferase/sulfurtransferase MoeZ is translated as MARFATADPGESTVSLPPLVEPAAELTVDEIRRYSRHLIIPDVGVEGQKRLKNARVLCVGAGGLGSPALMYLAAAGVGTLGIIDFDTVDESNLQRQIIHGVSDVGRSKAESAAASIREINPLVNVEIHNTALDRENVKEIFSQYDLIVDGTDNFATRYMVNDAAVLLGKPYVWGSIYRFDGQASVFWAEHGPCYRCLYPEPPPPGMVPSCAEGGVLGVLCASIGSIQVNEAIKLLAGIGEPLVGRLMVYDALEMEYRKIKVRKDPNCVLCGENPTVTDLLEDYEDFCGAVSEQAQEAVVDATITALELKEWQDAGKDIFLIDVREPAEYEIVRIPGSTLIPKGDILSGEALVKLPQDKQIVLHCKSGVRSAEALAALKAAGFRDAVHVQGGVLSWIKQIDPSLPAY